In the Magnetococcales bacterium genome, one interval contains:
- a CDS encoding cobyrinate a,c-diamide synthase yields the protein MTIAPGFIIAAPQSRSGKTTVTLALMALLKQKGIPVAPFKAGPDYLDGAWHQIILDRPSYNLDTFMVGSAECCRLFREKRGQALGIVEGVMGLFDGRTGVGGPGSTADLARQLGLPVLLVVNVRGMAGSLVPLVQGFVAAAEGFEIAGILANHAGSRNHADRLAGWLAEYRLPPLIGWMGREEDLALQERHLGLTLPGEAPIPPSWDRLARSLHLDWDLFSGCFQVLPEVASTVASVAASSAHTPLEGKKIAIAQDAAFTFIYAANLECLERMGASLHFFSPLAGDSLPRDSDAVWLPGGYPEVHARQLAASPTLGMLRDFGRSGGFILAECGGMMALAAYLVDHRGDSWPMAGFFPMRTVMTSRLAGLGYRQERSGVRGHEFHHSIREPCPLPPAFVVDRGDGGLFLHNVRASYVHWYFPSAPDVVASWLGSSAWPGASDREIVEHG from the coding sequence ATGACCATTGCACCAGGATTTATCATTGCCGCCCCGCAGTCCCGTTCAGGGAAGACCACCGTGACCCTTGCGCTCATGGCCCTGCTGAAACAAAAGGGAATTCCCGTGGCTCCATTCAAGGCGGGACCCGATTACCTGGATGGCGCCTGGCACCAGATCATTCTTGATCGTCCTTCCTATAATCTGGACACGTTCATGGTGGGATCCGCGGAATGCTGTCGTCTGTTCCGGGAAAAACGGGGCCAGGCCCTGGGGATCGTCGAGGGGGTGATGGGTTTGTTCGATGGCCGAACTGGCGTCGGTGGTCCCGGATCGACCGCGGATCTGGCGCGACAGCTGGGACTGCCGGTGTTGTTGGTGGTCAACGTCCGCGGCATGGCGGGATCGTTGGTCCCCCTGGTCCAGGGCTTCGTGGCGGCGGCGGAAGGATTCGAAATCGCCGGGATCCTCGCCAATCATGCGGGGAGCCGGAATCATGCGGATCGTCTTGCGGGTTGGCTGGCTGAGTATCGGCTTCCCCCCTTGATCGGTTGGATGGGGCGGGAGGAAGATCTGGCACTTCAGGAACGGCATCTGGGACTGACCCTTCCCGGGGAAGCGCCTATTCCTCCGTCATGGGATCGTCTGGCCCGGTCTCTGCATCTGGACTGGGATCTTTTTTCTGGATGTTTTCAGGTTCTTCCGGAGGTCGCTTCAACGGTGGCGTCCGTGGCGGCCTCCTCGGCACACACGCCTCTCGAAGGAAAAAAAATCGCCATCGCCCAGGATGCGGCGTTCACGTTCATCTATGCGGCCAACCTGGAATGTCTCGAACGGATGGGGGCTTCGCTCCATTTTTTTTCGCCGCTGGCGGGAGATTCCCTTCCCCGGGACAGTGATGCGGTCTGGCTGCCGGGTGGCTATCCCGAGGTGCATGCCCGGCAACTTGCGGCAAGTCCGACCCTTGGCATGCTGCGGGATTTTGGCCGGAGTGGCGGCTTCATTCTGGCCGAATGCGGCGGCATGATGGCTTTGGCGGCGTATCTGGTCGATCATCGGGGAGATTCCTGGCCCATGGCGGGTTTTTTTCCCATGCGCACCGTCATGACGTCACGCCTGGCCGGTCTGGGGTATCGCCAGGAACGGTCCGGGGTGCGGGGACATGAATTTCACCATTCGATCCGCGAACCCTGTCCCCTTCCCCCCGCATTTGTCGTCGATCGCGGCGATGGTGGGCTGTTTTTGCACAATGTTCGAGCATCCTACGTCCATTGGTATTTTCCATCCGCCCCCGACGTGGTTGCTTCTTGGTTGGGATCATCGGCTTGGCCGGGCGCAAGCGACAGGGAGATTGTTGAACATGGGTAA
- a CDS encoding H-NS histone family protein, producing MNTIHSSNFEEMPLEELVSLSSELEGVIKRKRREKSRQIRSQMNELAKVAGFESIEDFIENQTGRMTRSDKGMKLPPKYRNPEIPDQTWSGKGPTPKWLREYEAKGQNREAFRIENQS from the coding sequence GTGAATACCATACACAGTTCCAATTTTGAAGAAATGCCGCTCGAAGAGCTGGTCTCCTTGAGTTCCGAACTCGAAGGGGTCATCAAACGTAAACGGCGCGAGAAATCCAGACAAATTCGTTCCCAGATGAATGAACTGGCCAAGGTTGCCGGCTTCGAATCCATCGAGGATTTCATCGAAAACCAAACCGGACGCATGACCCGCAGTGACAAAGGGATGAAACTGCCTCCCAAATACCGCAACCCCGAAATTCCCGATCAAACATGGAGCGGCAAGGGACCTACCCCGAAATGGCTGCGTGAATATGAGGCAAAAGGACAGAATCGTGAAGCCTTCCGTATCGAAAATCAATCCTGA
- the cobM gene encoding precorrin-4 C(11)-methyltransferase: protein MGKLWIVGAGPGAVDLITVRGREIIMRADAILHAGSLVSPRHLEFAPAHCEMADSSGMTLEEMVRWLGERLQRLPNVVRLQTGDPSLYGALTELTTPLRKVGVDMEVVPGVSSAMASAAAAIESLTLPEVTQTVILTRTEGRTPMPEKEKLHLLASHGATLCIFLSATLLDTVTRELYRAGWSGQQPVLVVHKASWPGEERIIRTTLEDISRSCREAGIGGQAMIITGPALNAAQNEDNPVSRLYASDFSHGFRKQM from the coding sequence ATGGGTAAACTTTGGATTGTCGGTGCGGGACCCGGCGCGGTCGATCTGATCACCGTGCGCGGACGGGAAATCATCATGAGGGCCGATGCCATCCTCCATGCCGGTTCCCTGGTGAGTCCCAGACATCTGGAGTTTGCTCCGGCCCACTGTGAAATGGCCGATTCGAGCGGCATGACCCTTGAGGAGATGGTGCGTTGGCTTGGAGAACGGCTGCAACGTCTGCCGAATGTCGTCCGGTTGCAAACGGGTGATCCCTCACTGTATGGCGCATTGACGGAATTGACGACGCCTCTGCGCAAGGTGGGGGTGGACATGGAAGTGGTTCCCGGAGTTTCTTCCGCCATGGCCTCGGCGGCGGCGGCCATCGAAAGCCTTACGCTTCCCGAGGTGACCCAGACGGTGATCCTGACCCGGACGGAAGGGCGCACTCCCATGCCGGAAAAGGAAAAACTGCACCTTTTGGCATCCCATGGAGCCACTCTGTGCATTTTTCTTTCGGCCACCCTCCTCGACACGGTGACCCGTGAACTGTATCGCGCCGGATGGTCCGGACAACAGCCGGTCCTCGTGGTCCACAAGGCCTCCTGGCCCGGAGAGGAACGGATCATCCGAACAACGCTCGAAGACATCTCCCGTTCTTGCCGGGAGGCGGGAATCGGCGGTCAGGCGATGATCATCACCGGACCGGCGTTGAATGCGGCCCAAAACGAGGACAATCCTGTCTCGCGTCTTTACGCCAGCGATTTTTCCCATGGATTCCGGAAACAAATGTGA